In Sesamum indicum cultivar Zhongzhi No. 13 linkage group LG8, S_indicum_v1.0, whole genome shotgun sequence, the sequence ACTGAATGGTGATAATTTATGTTCATCGCATTACATCATTAACTTGAGATCGCACAATTTCCTCTTGGCCACTATCTAATTTGAGTGTTGGAGGGTCGTTGTCGAGGACAAACCCGACTAGCTTGACTTgcttgttttattctcaggccTTATCACAAATCTGGAGAGGTGACGTGGATAGATCATGATAGCTGATCGAGGTCGCACAAAATCAAGCCgaaacaatatataaatatgtaaaaaaaaaaaaaaaaaaagggaattaGATGTTcataagtattaaaatatatttttcttaaaagtgGTTGTGAGAATTGAGATCTGACAATTACGTTTCTTAGTCTTATAAACTTTTGTTATCCAACAATTTTACTATATTTGCGAAAAACCCATCTGTGGTTGATAGGCCTTCCTAGCAAGGCTCAGGGCCCAGACCATATGGATCCTGGCCTCCAGCTTTGTTAACCTATCTTCTTTTCCCTCAAACTGGGCTCCCACCTTCACTTGgcccatttttctcttttctgtttttcatgGGCTTGATTTTTGGGCCCTCTCCAGGTGTGATATATAATCTCATTCGGCCCTACAGGAAAAACTACAATCTTAACCTTAAAAATAAGTGAATAATGTCCATTTTGTCCGTGTTGTTTTGACACCAATTTTTATGTAAGATCTaactttttattcaataaaatgaCGTCCTTATTATAGACTTCATTGGTTAtgttttccaagaaaatactacaactcttttttttttcatttttcgaTCTTCAGGTTACATTTTATGTTTcttaacaatattataaattcacAAATCATATCAACAAATATTCAACATATAATCAAATACGAAttcctttaattaattttctcccTCCCTCTCTTCTAAAACAGAAATGATAATTACATGTTATATCAATATCAGTAAATTAAAGAATACATTCGATCAATAGATTTATAGTATAATAAAGTGATATTACAGTAAAACTCATATTAGTGAGATAAATAtgcattataattaatttatattaagtgaGATAAACATCTATACATTTGATGGAATTCGaacccataatttttaatttattcaaagaaGTTAAACTTAGCTGCTAGACTAAGCAATTATGGTTCCCTTTAATTCTGATTACACTAACAAGTAATTAAGTGAATCATACTTCAGACATAACTATATGCAAACATACGTAGACTTGACATtttttgatatacatataaaactCATATTTGAATCGTTGTATTAGTATTAGTGATGGTAAACTAATTATAGAGAGTAGAGAgagtattttatttgataacaTGTGGCGGAAAGTGTTGTTTTCCGACATTATAGGCAAGTGATGCCAAATTCGACTTAAAAGCAACAAAGTCAAAAGGTTCATTCACTTCACTCTGAGAAAGCACTTTGACTACTTCATCAAGAAACCACCATGCACATGCACATGCATGGAAGATCGCTCATCTAAGAAACACACCACCGTACTCAATTCATTTAAGAATGGCCCAATTATGTAGGAGGTACTTAACATTCTCATTCCCAACTCCTATAAAATGGTCTGAATCTTCTCAATTCCATCAtcaaatatttcagaaaagcagttgtaataatatatataggaaagAGCATTGAGGTGCAAAATTAAGATAGGATTTTGAGCAATGGCGTCTAGGCCATTGAGAATGAGTGTTTTGTTTGGGTTATTGCTGTTGATGCTACTAGCAATAGTAGAAGCAAGTACTCCACCAGGAATAGCCAACAACCCTAGCCATGCAAGATGCTTGATCAAGAAGTACAAGCATTGCTACAATTTGGAGCATGTTTGCCCCAAGTTCTGCCCTGATTCTTGCACTGTGGAGTGTGTTTCGTGCAAACCTATTTGTGGCGATGGCTCCACCGCTCCACCACCTAACTCTGAATCCGGGCAGTCTCCGCCACCTTCGGAGGGAGGCGGTGATGGAAAGGGAAATGATGGTGGAAATGGTAACGGCAATGGCAACGGAAATGGCAATGGTGATGGCAACGGCAATGGCAATAACAATGGCAACGGCAACGGGAATGGCGGCGGAAAGGGAAATGATGGTGGGAATGGAAAAGGAGGTGATGATGGAAACGGGAATGGCAATGGCAGCGGAAATGGAAAGGGAAACGGCGACGGGAATGGACAGGGAAACGATGGTGGAAATGGAAAAGGAAATGATAATGGCGGTGGTAGCGGCAACGGTAACGGCAACGGCAATGGCAATGGGAGCGGCAACGGAAATGGCAATGGCAATGGCAACGGAAACGGAAATGATGGTGGAAATGGGAAAGGGGATGATAATGGAAACGGAAAGGGAAATGATGGTGGACATGGAAAAGGGGATGATAATGGAAACGGAAAGGGAAATGATGGTGGACATGGGAAAGGGGATGATAATGGAAACGGTAAGGGCAATTCTCCTCCACCTCCCCCTACACCATCATCTCCACCTCCCCCATCTCCATCTCCACCACAGTATTCTCCTCCCCCCCCTACACCATCATCTCCACCTCCTCCAACACCAGCACCAACTCCATCTCCATCTCCACCACGGTATTCTCCTCCTCCCCCTACACCATCATCTCCACCTCCTCCAACGCCTACCCCATCTCCATCCCCACCACAGTATTCTCCCCCCCCTACACCATCCTCTCCATCTCCTCCAACACCATCCTCTCCATCTCCTCCAACCCCAAGTCCGTCTCCACCCCCATATTCCCCTCCTCCAACTCATGAGACAACACCAACACCATCTCCTTCTCCATCAACTCCAGCTTCTCCATCTCCACCTCAATATTCTCCTCCAACTCCTACATCTCCACCAGTTCCCACTCCATCTTCCCCTTCACCCTCACCGTCACCATCTTCGCCTACTATATCACCTCCTACTTCAACCCCACCAACATCGCCTCCGTCCCACTCACAACCACCAGCCACACCAACTCCTCCCTCATCTCCAGTACCGGTTTCTCCTTCCCCTCCCACCTCTCCTTCCACACCTCCAAGTGAGGATGCTGCCGGAGCGAGGAGAAAGAGGTGCAGGAACAAAAACTATCCCCAGTGTTATGGTATGGAACATGTATGCCCTAGCTCTTGTCCTCATACGTGCGAGGTCGACTGTGTCACTTGCAAACCCGTCTGCAGTAAGTCCTGCCCTCTCCGTTAttacattcatatatacaagtatatatgtttttgtgGGTTCATGCATGCATGTCATATCAACCTCTTGTATTGGATAATCCCAGATTTATGAATTAAGAGTGTTAAATACCGTGTgttactatagttaattaattgctGATCCGATTCCTAACTCGGGTCTTTTCACATGATTGTTGACCTTAATTCTTACGCATATATTTCCAATGTAGAATGTGATATGCCAGGAGCCGTGTGTCAAGACCCTCGTTTCATCGGCGCCGATGGCATTACTTTCTACTTCCACGGCAAGAAAGATCGGGATTTCTGCCTCGTGACTGACCCCAACCTCCACATCAACGCCCACTTCATAGGAAGAAGAAACGAAAACATGAAGAGGGACTTCACTTGGGTCCAATCCATCGCCATTCTCTTCGGCGATCACCAGATCTTCATTGGCGCCCAGAAAACCGCCACATGGGATGACATTCTCTTCGGCGATCACCAGATCTTCATTGGCGCCCGGAAAACCGCCACCTGGGATGACGCCGTCGACCGCCTCTCGCTCGCCTTCGACGGTGAACCCATCGCCCTCCCCGCTTCCCAGGGCTCCACATGGAGATCTACCGCTGTTCAGTCGGCCGCCGTGAAGAGGGACGGCGACACCAACAGCGTAATCATCGAAGTTGACGGGCTTTTCAAGATTTCAGCTAAGGTTGTCCCCATTACTGAGCACGAATCGAGAGTTCACAATTATGGAATCACTAAAGACGACTGCTATGCTCATCTTGAGCTGGGATTCAAATTCTTCTCGCTGAGCGACACGGTGAACGGAGTTTTGGGGCAGACTTACGCGAACAACTACGTGAGCCGGGTGAAAATGGGAGCCCCGATGCCAGTTCTTGGAGGAGAAAGGGAGTTCGCAGTTTCCAACCTTTTTGCTACGGATTGTGCTGTTTCGCAGTTCGGAGGCGGAAAATTGAGCCTGGGCTCCGCCTACGGTCTGGAGCTGCCTAGCATGAAATGTGGCAGCGGAATTGACGGAAGGGGAGTAGTTTGCAAGAGATGAGAATTTCATACACACACTAACCAACTATTTGAGAACCAGTTCAGAACACATAataaggaaataaataaataaaaatgttcgACTTCAatcttctttattatttagCAAAGTCATGATATTAACAACTTGTTTGTAATTtgttcaatattatatatctatatatatttcacttcaatttaaagtatttaaagtatgattttattaatattccaataaatttagtattttatcgATTCAATCAACATaagtacaaataaaaaaataaattataacaaaatcaCACAAATTAAGACAAATATCTCCTCAGACTCGTACCAATTATCATTTGTAAGGATGGGTAAtggatccatttcctaacttACTCTTATGATAATTTGAGAATGTGTTCAtcaaaataacataatatgtGCTTACAAAATCATGATTCATTCTAATATGTAATAAGATAGTGGTCTATAAACTTTCATGTTGATgggaattttgttttttttttgccttGAGATAATTTCAAGTACCAAGACGTAACACTAACATCGGATTTGAGCATGTTGGGCCGAAGCTAGGTTGGATTTGAAGTCCTTGTTAGTTGAGCCCATCTAAAATTTACAAGCCCTCATATTCAATCTCCTCTGTCTGATTCAGACCAGGCCCATCTTAGTTTGTTAAATACTGCTATATGGTGAAGTTGTAAATTCAAAGATAGAAAAAATGGCGTATGTATGACTCAAAAATGACAATATCTTAAGTTACCAAACACCTCCAAAAtcacaattaataaaaaatgattttgtatatatattgccACACATCCTTCTCatcataattgatttttaaacgtatttgaaagttttaatcatgaaaaaaaaCTCCAATCTTTAATCACaccaaactaaaaaaatataaaatataattgttcgctataattaattattatagttataaaaaaaattataacgaaTACAAATTAATCACTACTCCGCAACGATTATTAGCCGTTGTTATTCAAGTCAGGTTGAAACATTAGTCATAACTAAGatcatggcaaatattttggccATAGTTAAAAGTTATGGCAAATATTGTTTAACCTTGTTAACTGTtgttaatagtattgatttactataatttttaaattgtgataatttataatgttacTTTTTGTAATAGCAATACCTaccacaatatttttattcattaattacacaattgaaataaaaaatatacacatttaattaaattatcacaacctataaatcaattatttagaGTCTATCAATTATTTATCCTAGGAACAAAAGCAAAGAGCCGTTATCTATTTGAGATTACGAAAGATGGGTAGATGATTTTTCATGATTGTGGGGActctgtattttgaaaaatggtgAGCAGGCAAAACGCGAAATCTGTAAATATCCAAGAAATGACCTGATTGAAACACTTGAATATTTTGGAGGTTAAGACTTTTTCAAAGTAGTCAGTCAGTATGTAGAGTAGAGGAGGGAGGCCCGGCGGATAGACTGTCCAATAGACACCCAGATTTTTGTCTGAAAGACTCAGATCCTGCAGACATGCTTCCAAACCGCCACCCGAGTTTCACATTTTTGGACACACCTCTTCCCATCTCTTGTCTTCTTTTCTTTACCTTCTTACCCATTAACAGTGACATTTGAGGTCTATAAAACGCTACCCACTCCTATCCCTACTTTCACTAAATTCTTACTAGTTCAAATTTAGCATAATCAAATCAGTTGCATAAtaaataggaataattatattttacttttttaagatttggtataattatatatatattttttatgatttaaaaattacatctaacatgTTTTAAGCTCGcttatgtttaataaataagtcccttgttagtcaaaattaatcaatattttgttgatattaacaaaaaacaaaactgtataaaaattgatatttactgtTGATTGATTATTACTGACTTgttgcaggttaaataattttttttcgataaacTATTGTTATAacgatgaagatatacctccttacatccattaatgcgtgaaaacgtatgagggtaatttggttataaaaatatttagttgaCCAAAGTCAACTGGAGGTAAAaatgattctttcttttaattttttttttgttaatatcagcaatttCCGTGATTTTGTATCaggggtgttagatgtaaatttttaaaaccaCATGGtgtctatatttaattacaccaaacctcatgagaatggagtgtaattattcctaataaatatataagacttgttatgtaattgattgtttatttattttgaactaattacatataattggttcTAATCTGGCCAAATTCGATCCAAATAGACTTTGTCTCCAATACCATAAATGACACCCTAATAATTAAACCTAACATTTGAATTAGGCCGGCCCGTTAGGCACATGTGTGAGCAGATGTGTGCGTGGATTAaaagaaaggggaaaaaaacttgCAATTTGAACAATATCTAGAGGACACCCAACGGTTGAAAATGCAATACTTGAGAATTGATGTGTTGTGTTTGAAATTCATTGAGTGTGCGTGAGTAGCTGTGTgcatgaatttaaaaaaagaaagaaaaaaggaaattagcAGTTAAACAAGATGTAATCAGCAACTCCACTTAATTACTCTCTacatttgacataattaagtATAAGGTGTGGACAAGTAAGTACAGCTATGGACTTATTACCATTGTAACTGCACATTGAATGTTTTGTCGTCTGCTTCTCCTCTAACATTCCCTTTCCCAAATTGATGCGACATACATGAATTCATAGGGTTCCATTTTGTGGGCTCGACGGggatatatattaaataattaaggtCCCAACCCCACCCTGACcctgtacatatatatatatatatatttggaaattaattgaaaatatttcccTCATTTTCTGTTCTACACACCTCACTTCAACTATTAATGCATCATCAACCTTCTATCACGCAAAAAATGGCATCTACCCATTATTCTCTTTAATGTTCTTTCTCCAATTGGAtcctttttcaaattatttaaccacCAATTTTGCTCATATTAAATGTGGATGCTATGTCTTCTCAATCTTATACTTATGtgttccataatttataaaaaattatacattataaatattaacttaaaataaaatatgagtataattttaaatcaacaaatatagTTTGAAcgagatattttaataaaatatattttaagaaatagaataaaaaagtataagggtAATCAAtgccaaattattttgttagtggtgttttttgttacttttatattttaggggtgtagatgaaataaaatacataattcagGGATGGAAAGTTTatttaactcttttttttttttttttgttaagtgaaattatattttaggggtgtagatgaaataaaatacataattcagGGATGGAAAGTTTatttaactcttttttttttttttttgttaagggcaaaaatttataattttacaatgaCTTCAAGTACTTTAGTACAACTAGTTGATACGAGAGCAGATTTTGAAGGATTGTATATGTAGTAGCAGCATTCGGTCTAAACAATGTTGTAATCAACTATAAATTACTTGAGTTTGACTAATAATGTAATTGAAATTACTTGGAGAAATTTGTATTCAAagcaatataaatatatatatatacactttatttatttatttttttaaactagcCATCGTGTTACGTCATCTctgcatgcatataataaataatattttatattttaaaatagaataaaaatatatatataaactaacacatcaaatttataaaaaagaaaaaagaaagaaagcaacaaagaaaagaaaattctacTTAGGGGTATTATTGGCATAACAATAAAACAGGTATTGCAGTGTCATAATCACAATTTATTAGAGAAAagaacattttctttttatataggaTAGATAATGTCCCACATCTGgaatacaaatataaagaagGCAGAAGTTGAGGCGCTGTGTCTGATCTCTCGTATTGAATGCATGGATCTTTCTATCACGCAGAAAATGGCATGTACCAGAAACTAAGCTCTTTAATGTGCTTCTTGTACCATCATTTTCTACGCCTTAGCCCACTTGCAATCAATGAGAGCTTGCTGCTACGAGGGCCATTACGTAATTTCACCATCATCGAGATGgagaagaaataattacaaataattcgGCTCACGCGAGGAGTGTGCAATGCAAGTAGACAGCGTCAGTTTCAGATTCGTACACAGACACAGCCCAATTGGATCTTGGGCCCaaatggatggatggatgtcGCAATTcatccctctctctctccctttttcttttttgtgtgtgtttttggagCAATCAGTTGAAAGATATGGAAATGAATGTTGCTTCATCAGGTGGGAGTACGGCATTTAATATTTGCTgggatttgaatttttcaaatccaaattgtATTACATCATTTGTCCtacttaatatatacatattatgtatataaaaattagattgCTTATTctgttttgagaaaaaaattcctatttatgacgtgtatatattaaatagaatataatatataataagatttaaaattgaaattttctgtGCTGATTGCATTAAATTACTAAGATGGTACTTCAACGAATATTGATTTCGTTCCAATCTTTTTGTATTATGATATATTCTTTGTTGtgttttacatatatatatgtatatatttattgaaaatgaaaaagaaaaaaaatatacatttagaGAGTCGtcatttttactataattataactcTATTTGTAgatatccaaaataaaaatattttgtcatcttAATTGGTCACCTAATTGACATCTTATTTTACACTCTATTTTGGTCAATATATCTCATGAGATTTGCGGCATTTCCCTAAATATACTCTACTCTACACTAATTATCTACAGCATATTAATGTCCTGAAGAATCAAAACATATAAGGAACTCTGCTTCTATTGCAAAATCCGAGGAATTATTCATGATACAAATAGCTATGTAGGCATATTTAGGCACAAAAGAGGCAAATGCTTATAAATCATGGTTTGTGAAAGACATTTTCACCCATAAATTTTGCCATGCAAAGAAAAGCAATTCGAGTCTAATTCAATGTGTACGTGTTTATgtcattttatgtgaatttattataatctattttataggtttttttatgttgatatataattaatgtaataatgtaattattgtttcttaaaaaaaaaaatgcaaaggGCCGAATGTCGCCACAATTTTCATATGGATATGTATGAATTGTCATAAAGACCCTTTGGTAAAATTAAACGAAcacaatcataatttttatttgtcttCCGAATTAAGAacctaattttttgtatagaGAATCATCAAAGTATAGTGTGTAGGGACCAAAGAAAAGCTACAAGATTTAATTTAGGAGGGAGGGaggggaagaggaagaggaaagAGGGCATGTTTGGTTCTGTCCCTTACAGCTTTACAGCTGTAAGCAGACAGAAAAAGAGTGGAAGAGGAAAAGGTAAAAAACTATTGGAGCAAGGGTGGGcttcttttttactttgtcA encodes:
- the LOC105169884 gene encoding collagen alpha-1(V) chain-like isoform X1 — encoded protein: MASRPLRMSVLFGLLLLMLLAIVEASTPPGIANNPSHARCLIKKYKHCYNLEHVCPKFCPDSCTVECVSCKPICGDGSTAPPPNSESGQSPPPSEGGGDGKGNDGGNGNGNGNGNGNGDGNGNGNNNGNGNGNGGGKGNDGGNGKGGDDGNGNGNGSGNGKGNGDGNGQGNDGGNGKGNDNGGGSGNGNGNGNGNGSGNGNGNGNGNGNGNDGGNGKGDDNGNGKGNDGGHGKGDDNGNGKGNDGGHGKGDDNGNGKGNSPPPPPTPSSPPPPSPSPPQYSPPPPTPSSPPPPTPAPTPSPSPPRYSPPPPTPSSPPPPTPTPSPSPPQYSPPPTPSSPSPPTPSSPSPPTPSPSPPPYSPPPTHETTPTPSPSPSTPASPSPPQYSPPTPTSPPVPTPSSPSPSPSPSSPTISPPTSTPPTSPPSHSQPPATPTPPSSPVPVSPSPPTSPSTPPSEDAAGARRKRCRNKNYPQCYGMEHVCPSSCPHTCEVDCVTCKPVCKCDMPGAVCQDPRFIGADGITFYFHGKKDRDFCLVTDPNLHINAHFIGRRNENMKRDFTWVQSIAILFGDHQIFIGAQKTATWDDAVDRLSLAFDGEPIALPASQGSTWRSTAVQSAAVKRDGDTNSVIIEVDGLFKISAKVVPITEHESRVHNYGITKDDCYAHLELGFKFFSLSDTVNGVLGQTYANNYVSRVKMGAPMPVLGGEREFAVSNLFATDCAVSQFGGGKLSLGSAYGLELPSMKCGSGIDGRGVVCKR
- the LOC105169884 gene encoding collagen alpha-1(V) chain-like isoform X2 produces the protein MASRPLRMSVLFGLLLLMLLAIVEASTPPGIANNPSHARCLIKKYKHCYNLEHVCPKFCPDSCTVECVSCKPICGDGSTAPPPNSESGQSPPPSEGGGDGKGNDGGNGNGNGNGNGNGDGNGNGNNNGNGNGNGGGKGNDGGNGKGGDDGNGNGNGSGNGKGNGDGNGQGNDGGNGKGNDNGGGSGNGNGNGNGNGSGNGNGNGNGNGNGNDGGNGKGDDNGNGKGNDGGHGKGDDNGNGKGNDGGHGKGDDNGNGKGNSPPPPPTPSSPPPPSPSPPQYSPPPPTPSSPPPPTPAPTPSPSPPRYSPPPPTPSSPPPPTPTPSPSPPQYSPPPTPSSPSPPTPSSPSPPTPSPSPPPYSPPPTHETTPTPSPSPSTPASPSPPQYSPPTPTSPPVPTPSSPSPSPSPSSPTISPPTSTPPTSPPSHSQPPATPTPPSSPVPVSPSPPTSPSTPPSEDAAGARRKRCRNKNYPQCYGMEHVCPSSCPHTCEVDCVTCKPVCKCDMPGAVCQDPRFIGADGITFYFHGKKDRDFCLVTDPNLHINAHFIGRRNENMKRDFTWVQSIAILFGDHQIFIGARKTATWDDAVDRLSLAFDGEPIALPASQGSTWRSTAVQSAAVKRDGDTNSVIIEVDGLFKISAKVVPITEHESRVHNYGITKDDCYAHLELGFKFFSLSDTVNGVLGQTYANNYVSRVKMGAPMPVLGGEREFAVSNLFATDCAVSQFGGGKLSLGSAYGLELPSMKCGSGIDGRGVVCKR